In Candidatus Delongbacteria bacterium, a single window of DNA contains:
- a CDS encoding MBL fold metallo-hydrolase, whose product MEVRFFGVRGGVPTPEAGKLRFGGNTSCITVRAEGAPLVILDAGTGIRILGNELVRQHPAGGIEGVVLLSHLHWDHIQGIPFFKPLFHPGNRFEFIGLRPEGTSLRSQLEGQQNYAYFPVDMSHMSAAKSFREVADESFQLGTLTVSCRRLNHPGGCLGWRLEADGAAVVYATDNEHTGPGPEEAVVELARGADLFIFDTNYTPEEYAAGRQGWGHSTWLQAVINARAAGVDRLILFHHDQDHSDDQLLEIEELACREFPRSLAAREGLRVVLNGRGTGPEPRCLIELPGLEA is encoded by the coding sequence ATGGAGGTGCGCTTTTTTGGCGTCCGGGGCGGGGTTCCCACTCCCGAAGCCGGCAAACTGCGGTTCGGCGGCAATACCAGCTGTATCACGGTGCGGGCCGAGGGCGCGCCCCTGGTGATTTTGGACGCCGGCACGGGCATCCGGATCCTGGGCAACGAGCTGGTCCGCCAGCACCCCGCCGGCGGCATCGAGGGCGTGGTCCTGCTCAGTCACCTGCACTGGGACCACATCCAGGGCATCCCGTTCTTCAAGCCGCTCTTCCATCCCGGCAACCGTTTCGAGTTCATCGGCCTCAGGCCCGAGGGCACCTCCCTGCGCAGCCAGCTGGAGGGCCAGCAGAACTACGCCTACTTCCCCGTGGACATGAGCCACATGTCGGCCGCCAAGTCCTTCCGCGAAGTCGCCGACGAGAGCTTCCAGCTGGGCACGCTCACGGTCAGCTGCCGACGCCTGAACCATCCGGGCGGCTGCCTGGGCTGGCGCCTGGAGGCCGACGGTGCCGCGGTGGTCTACGCCACGGACAACGAGCACACCGGCCCGGGCCCCGAAGAGGCCGTGGTGGAGCTGGCCCGCGGGGCCGACCTGTTCATCTTCGACACCAATTACACGCCCGAGGAATACGCGGCGGGCCGCCAGGGCTGGGGCCACAGCACCTGGCTGCAGGCCGTGATCAACGCACGGGCCGCGGGCGTGGACCGGCTGATCCTCTTCCACCACGACCAGGACCACAGCGACGACCAGCTGCTGGAGATCGAGGAGCTGGCCTGCCGCGAGTTCCCCCGCAGCCTGGCGGCGCGGGAGGGCCTGCGCGTGGTGCTGAACGGCCGGGGCACGGGTCCCGAGCCGCGCTGCCTGATTGAGCTGCCCGGGCTGGAGGCCTGA
- the flgG gene encoding flagellar basal-body rod protein FlgG yields MIRALHSSASGMYAQELHIDSIANNLANVNTTGYKKSHAEFQDLLYQNLRTSGVENSLGNVVPTDLQVGTGVKTISVTRDMGQGDVVQTGGRLDLAIEGEGFFQVRQLDGSLAYTRDGSFKLSSDGVLVTSDGLTLEPETTVPQGAVDIQVSRDGVLSVLVAGDAAAVQIGTLEVAVFTNPAGLRALGQNLYEETAASGAPQLGTPAAEQFGQIAQGYLESSNVKVVEEMVAMISAQRAYEVSSKAIRASDDMLGIASSLRR; encoded by the coding sequence ATGATTCGTGCCCTGCACAGTTCCGCCTCGGGCATGTACGCCCAGGAGCTGCACATCGACAGCATCGCCAACAACCTGGCCAACGTGAACACCACGGGCTACAAGAAGAGCCACGCCGAATTCCAGGACCTGCTCTACCAGAACCTGCGCACCAGCGGGGTGGAGAACTCCCTGGGCAACGTGGTCCCCACCGACCTGCAGGTGGGCACGGGCGTCAAGACCATCAGCGTCACCCGGGACATGGGCCAGGGCGACGTGGTGCAGACCGGCGGGCGCCTGGACCTGGCCATCGAGGGCGAGGGCTTCTTCCAGGTGCGCCAGTTGGATGGCAGCCTGGCTTACACGCGGGACGGCTCCTTCAAGCTCTCCAGCGACGGCGTGCTGGTGACCTCCGACGGCCTGACCCTGGAGCCCGAGACCACCGTGCCCCAGGGGGCCGTGGATATCCAGGTGAGCCGGGACGGCGTGCTCAGCGTGCTGGTGGCCGGGGACGCGGCGGCCGTGCAGATCGGCACGCTGGAGGTGGCCGTGTTCACCAACCCCGCCGGCCTGCGGGCCCTGGGCCAGAACCTCTACGAGGAGACGGCGGCCTCCGGGGCGCCCCAGCTGGGCACGCCCGCCGCCGAGCAGTTCGGCCAGATCGCCCAGGGCTATCTCGAGAGCTCCAACGTCAAGGTGGTGGAGGAGATGGTGGCGATGATCAGCGCCCAGCGCGCCTATGAAGTGAGCTCCAAGGCCATCCGCGCCTCGGACGACATGCTGGGCATCGCCTCCAGTCTGAGGAGATAA
- a CDS encoding flagellar hook-basal body protein: MIKGLWDSGAGMIARGIQTDVTGNNLANSTTTAFKEDRLNFRELIDGRLLLDRGRGVPSPENRLRAGFETRMRAGALESTGAPLDFAVNGPGFFVVETPDGERHTRDGHFALSPEGQLVTMDGFPVLGEAGPLRLGPGPVELNGDGQLSQNGTAVGSLRLEEFEQPERLNKLGRNLWVPRDEDQQPAPAQASQPVQGALEHSNIRVVEQMVRLIEHERSYSFAHKALQIQDDNLGKTVNELGRLR, from the coding sequence ATGATCAAGGGTTTGTGGGATTCGGGAGCCGGGATGATCGCGCGGGGCATCCAGACGGATGTCACGGGCAACAACCTGGCGAACTCCACCACCACGGCCTTCAAGGAGGATCGCCTCAACTTCCGCGAGCTGATCGACGGCCGCCTGCTGCTGGACCGCGGACGCGGCGTGCCCAGCCCCGAGAACCGCCTGCGCGCCGGCTTCGAGACCCGCATGCGCGCCGGGGCGCTGGAGAGCACGGGCGCGCCGCTGGACTTCGCCGTGAACGGACCCGGCTTCTTCGTGGTGGAGACGCCCGACGGCGAGCGGCACACGCGGGACGGCCACTTCGCCCTCTCGCCCGAGGGCCAGCTGGTGACCATGGATGGCTTTCCCGTGCTGGGCGAGGCCGGCCCCTTAAGGCTGGGACCGGGCCCCGTGGAGCTGAACGGCGACGGCCAGCTCTCCCAGAACGGCACGGCCGTGGGCTCCCTGCGGCTGGAGGAATTCGAGCAGCCCGAGCGGCTGAACAAGCTGGGCCGCAACCTCTGGGTGCCGCGGGACGAAGACCAGCAGCCCGCGCCGGCCCAGGCCAGCCAGCCCGTCCAGGGCGCGCTGGAGCATTCCAACATCCGCGTGGTGGAGCAGATGGTGCGCCTGATCGAGCACGAGCGCAGCTATTCCTTCGCCCACAAGGCCCTGCAGATCCAGGACGACAACCTGGGCAAGACCGTCAACGAGCTGGGTCGACTCCGCTAG
- the flgA gene encoding flagellar basal body P-ring formation chaperone FlgA — MKAALWLLLLLALLPDPARAGAARAPEENGRLKSACDEALRGVLATGPWSARDSVRFDWILPVLPRLSDSATVEAQALQLRPRGTCTVALRLLEKGRVQRRLTVPVRVRRWDLLPVARRELPRGRVLGPEDLEERWLESTQLADGDLIPLAEALGCRVSRYLLAGRPVPRRMLETLPDVLRGENLTLCVRSGGVTVRAAAEALEDGRIGQPLDVRLTETGRRLSVKLVAKGQAEVEVAG, encoded by the coding sequence ATGAAGGCCGCCCTCTGGCTCCTGCTCCTGCTGGCCCTGCTGCCCGACCCGGCCCGGGCCGGCGCGGCGCGTGCGCCGGAGGAGAACGGGCGGCTCAAATCAGCCTGCGACGAGGCCCTGCGCGGCGTGCTGGCGACCGGCCCGTGGAGTGCGCGGGACAGCGTCCGCTTCGACTGGATCCTGCCCGTGCTGCCGCGCTTGTCGGATTCGGCCACTGTGGAAGCCCAGGCCCTGCAACTGCGGCCGCGCGGCACCTGCACGGTGGCCCTGCGCCTGCTGGAGAAGGGGCGCGTCCAGCGCCGGCTGACCGTGCCCGTGCGCGTGCGGCGCTGGGACCTGCTGCCCGTGGCACGGCGCGAGCTGCCCCGCGGCCGCGTGCTGGGCCCCGAGGATCTGGAGGAGCGCTGGCTGGAGAGCACGCAACTGGCCGACGGCGATCTGATTCCGCTGGCCGAGGCCCTGGGCTGCCGGGTCTCGCGCTACCTGCTGGCCGGGCGGCCCGTGCCCCGGCGCATGCTGGAGACCCTGCCCGACGTGCTGCGCGGCGAGAATCTGACCCTCTGCGTGCGCTCCGGCGGCGTGACCGTCCGCGCCGCGGCCGAGGCCCTGGAGGATGGACGGATCGGCCAGCCGCTGGACGTGCGCCTGACGGAGACCGGCCGGCGCCTGTCCGTCAAACTGGTGGCCAAGGGCCAGGCGGAAGTGGAGGTGGCGGGATGA
- a CDS encoding sensor histidine kinase, which yields MTRRTVFLLLLLLGGLWSARGGPPDSALLTPASLRTAAQDSLGLLWFGARDGLYSWDGRHLLRQAARDGWEAGGVSALAVDRQGVLWAAADSGLVRRDDAFRRVELHSPVALGRGQALLVEGDTVWLGTERGLLRWQERQGERVLLSGISVTCLGRLPDGHLVCGTRDRGLFRFDPEGNPAAMRESYRQVLPEVLGLAVEGDGSLLVLGRSETRTPQLARLQAASGALAALPLTLPQPPAGESLRLGRDGEGLLLRAGSRWFRWTGQALRETRLAAPRLPLPGAFVLGELPHLAAFKPEGRLELQSRVSGVLSVRGEGVALAWESPAGSGGWRPVQVWDVQGEQWVLLASGEERRLLRTGPRGSRTLELGGLPREAGQSAVAATICPEPGGDGLLLGTRERLYRVRDEGFEVVPGGLGAHWLTQFSDSAVLVAGPQGLALLEEGDLQRLRVSEPVHRAVPDGFHGILAACDTYLLRLNELNELDTLAYPDSLGRGAAPGRAVRQMLADSGGRIWLLDEQDLYLRARDGAPWTRPLAGAGGSEGILSLAVDAAGRLWLSTREGTGWLVPDRTPPVVVLLQDPRELEQADRRLVLQVGTADPLSLGPPPLVRLRLDDQGWGPWRAAGAIALTDLLPERGGGTFRLQLQAMDAWGNLSRHTLVLPLVVPEDQGRLPFAKRLFLLLAMVGLVVLSTTFYPGRPGLALSVGLGLAVGAWVFFFTTEPHLWWALPIILGLSSKLTSDQLRSRRAKETAVPEPGILDVVDLLREFGHSGSATRNLDRLLRSARNLYLEGKPDPDVLALFQSVRGVFLDLTVPSLEQLLGALRRLNPAEWPLAEEELARLGETVAESCRRLEACGHPPAEDELQALAFVLDRLERALVDTQHRVDLRISSPPLKVLDRVLEDRSADLAGVELELHCERELRQVLVRLPVDRLQFILDNLVDNALHWMRGQPVQRLSIEVRERPSTLQLRVTDNGPGIPAERHERIFEAGVSGKEGAQQDRTGGYGLYRSREILARFGGRLVVERSAPGQGSTFLLEVKKVEPEGRQK from the coding sequence ATGACACGCCGCACCGTCTTCCTTCTGCTACTCCTGCTGGGCGGATTGTGGTCCGCCCGGGGCGGACCCCCGGACAGCGCGCTGCTCACCCCCGCCAGCCTGCGCACGGCGGCCCAAGACAGTTTGGGCCTGCTCTGGTTCGGGGCCCGGGACGGCCTCTACAGCTGGGACGGGCGCCACCTGCTGCGCCAGGCCGCGCGCGACGGCTGGGAGGCCGGCGGCGTCTCCGCCCTGGCCGTCGACCGCCAGGGCGTGCTCTGGGCCGCGGCGGACTCCGGCCTGGTGCGGCGGGACGACGCCTTCCGGCGCGTGGAGCTGCACTCCCCCGTGGCCCTGGGACGCGGCCAGGCCCTGCTGGTGGAAGGCGACACGGTCTGGCTGGGCACGGAACGCGGGCTGTTGCGCTGGCAGGAGCGCCAGGGCGAGCGCGTGCTGCTCTCCGGGATCTCCGTCACCTGCCTGGGGCGCCTGCCCGACGGCCACCTGGTCTGCGGCACGCGGGATCGCGGCCTGTTCCGCTTCGACCCGGAGGGCAATCCCGCTGCCATGCGCGAAAGCTACCGCCAGGTGCTGCCCGAAGTGCTGGGACTGGCGGTGGAGGGCGACGGCAGCCTGCTGGTGCTGGGCCGCAGCGAGACCCGCACGCCCCAGTTGGCCCGCCTGCAGGCCGCCAGTGGCGCCCTGGCCGCCCTGCCCCTCACCCTGCCCCAGCCTCCCGCCGGCGAGTCTCTGCGCCTCGGTCGGGATGGCGAGGGCCTGCTGCTGCGCGCCGGGTCGCGCTGGTTCCGCTGGACGGGCCAGGCCCTGCGCGAGACCCGGCTGGCCGCGCCGCGTCTGCCCCTGCCCGGCGCTTTCGTGCTGGGGGAGCTGCCGCACCTGGCGGCCTTCAAGCCCGAGGGCCGGCTGGAGCTGCAGAGCCGGGTGTCCGGCGTGCTGAGTGTCCGGGGCGAGGGCGTGGCCCTGGCCTGGGAGAGTCCGGCGGGCAGCGGCGGCTGGCGGCCGGTCCAGGTCTGGGACGTGCAAGGCGAGCAATGGGTCCTGCTGGCCTCGGGCGAGGAGCGGCGCCTGCTGCGCACGGGCCCGCGGGGCTCGCGCACGCTGGAGTTGGGCGGGTTGCCGCGGGAGGCCGGGCAGTCCGCCGTGGCGGCCACCATCTGCCCCGAACCGGGTGGGGACGGGTTGCTGCTGGGCACGCGCGAGCGCCTCTATCGGGTGCGGGACGAGGGCTTCGAGGTCGTGCCCGGCGGACTGGGCGCGCACTGGCTGACCCAGTTCTCGGACAGCGCCGTGCTGGTGGCCGGCCCCCAGGGGCTGGCCCTGCTGGAAGAGGGCGACCTGCAGCGCCTGCGGGTCTCGGAACCCGTCCATCGCGCCGTGCCCGACGGCTTCCACGGCATCCTGGCCGCCTGCGACACCTACCTGCTGCGCCTGAACGAATTGAACGAGCTGGACACCCTGGCCTATCCGGACAGCCTGGGCCGGGGCGCCGCGCCGGGCCGCGCGGTGCGGCAGATGCTGGCGGATTCCGGCGGGCGGATCTGGCTGCTGGACGAGCAGGACCTCTACCTGCGGGCGCGGGACGGCGCGCCCTGGACGCGCCCGCTGGCGGGGGCCGGCGGCAGCGAGGGCATCCTCTCGCTGGCCGTGGACGCGGCCGGCCGACTCTGGCTCTCCACCCGCGAGGGCACGGGCTGGCTGGTGCCCGACCGCACGCCGCCCGTGGTCGTGCTGCTGCAGGATCCGCGCGAGCTGGAGCAGGCGGACCGCCGGCTGGTCCTCCAGGTGGGCACGGCCGACCCGTTGAGCCTGGGGCCGCCGCCGCTGGTGCGCCTGCGGTTGGACGACCAGGGCTGGGGCCCCTGGCGCGCGGCGGGCGCCATCGCATTGACCGACCTGCTGCCCGAGCGGGGCGGCGGCACCTTCCGCCTGCAGCTGCAGGCCATGGACGCCTGGGGCAACCTGAGCCGCCACACCCTGGTGCTGCCGCTGGTGGTGCCCGAGGATCAGGGACGCCTGCCCTTCGCCAAGCGCCTCTTCCTGCTGCTGGCCATGGTGGGGCTGGTGGTCCTGAGCACCACGTTCTATCCGGGCCGGCCGGGTCTGGCGCTCAGCGTGGGCCTGGGACTGGCGGTGGGCGCCTGGGTGTTCTTCTTCACCACGGAGCCCCACCTGTGGTGGGCGCTGCCCATCATCCTGGGCCTGAGCAGCAAGCTCACCAGCGACCAGCTGCGCAGCCGGCGGGCCAAGGAGACGGCCGTGCCCGAGCCGGGCATCCTGGACGTGGTGGACCTGTTGCGCGAGTTCGGCCACTCGGGCTCGGCCACGCGCAACCTGGACCGCCTGCTGCGCTCGGCGCGCAACCTCTACCTGGAGGGCAAGCCCGATCCTGACGTGCTGGCGCTGTTCCAGAGCGTGCGCGGCGTCTTCCTGGACCTGACCGTGCCCAGCCTGGAGCAGCTGCTGGGGGCCCTGCGCCGCCTGAACCCGGCGGAGTGGCCGCTGGCGGAGGAGGAGCTGGCCCGCCTGGGCGAGACGGTGGCCGAGAGCTGTCGACGGCTGGAGGCCTGCGGACATCCGCCGGCGGAGGACGAGCTGCAGGCCCTGGCCTTTGTGCTGGACCGGCTGGAGCGCGCGCTGGTGGACACCCAGCACCGGGTGGACCTGCGGATCTCCTCGCCGCCGCTGAAGGTGCTGGACCGCGTGCTGGAGGACCGCTCGGCGGACCTGGCGGGCGTGGAACTGGAGCTGCACTGCGAGCGCGAGCTGCGCCAGGTGCTGGTGCGTCTGCCCGTGGACCGGCTGCAGTTCATCTTGGACAACCTGGTGGACAACGCCCTGCACTGGATGCGCGGCCAACCCGTCCAGCGACTGTCCATCGAGGTGCGCGAGCGCCCATCCACGCTGCAGCTGCGGGTGACGGACAACGGCCCGGGCATTCCGGCGGAGCGCCACGAGCGGATCTTCGAGGCGGGGGTGAGCGGCAAGGAGGGCGCGCAGCAGGATCGCACGGGCGGCTACGGGCTCTACCGCTCGCGGGAGATCCTGGCACGCTTCGGCGGCCGGCTGGTGGTGGAGCGCAGCGCGCCCGGCCAGGGCAGCACCTTCCTGCTGGAAGTGAAAAAGGTCGAACCCGAAGGACGGCAGAAGTGA
- a CDS encoding endonuclease/exonuclease/phosphatase family protein produces MSVEPSLTPKQWTPPLNGDASRRGRFLLPLLLLLAVLGPPVVHAGGADSLWTVMSFNLRYAGGDGGEHAWEARRAAVVERVRAAGADLLATQECLAGQADDLRHLLPEFGLAGAGRDDGDLAGEMCALLWRRERFFKLEEGHRWHAEPGDRPGRLDADAACVRMFSWVLLAERAEPDRRLLFVSTHLDHVGVQARQRAARRLREWLGQRFPDTPVLLAGDFNADAGPGSEPWEILTDPAAPRPLNDCFRTLHAPGELPEGTFHGFQSTDQPARIDWILASPEFRPRRAWIDRERVEGRQPSDHHPVVVVLDPPPPRAAP; encoded by the coding sequence GTGTCGGTTGAACCTAGCCTCACCCCCAAGCAGTGGACGCCGCCCCTGAACGGCGATGCGAGTCGGCGCGGGCGCTTCCTGCTGCCGCTCCTCCTGCTGCTGGCCGTGCTGGGTCCTCCGGTCGTCCACGCGGGCGGGGCCGACAGCCTGTGGACCGTGATGAGCTTCAACCTGCGCTACGCCGGCGGCGATGGCGGCGAGCACGCCTGGGAAGCCCGGCGCGCGGCGGTGGTGGAGCGGGTGCGGGCCGCTGGGGCTGATCTATTGGCCACCCAGGAGTGCCTGGCCGGGCAGGCCGACGACCTGCGCCACCTGCTGCCGGAGTTCGGCCTGGCTGGCGCGGGCCGCGACGACGGCGACTTGGCCGGCGAGATGTGCGCCCTGCTTTGGCGGCGTGAGCGCTTCTTCAAGCTGGAGGAGGGGCATCGCTGGCATGCCGAGCCCGGCGATCGTCCGGGCCGGCTGGACGCCGACGCCGCCTGCGTCCGGATGTTCAGCTGGGTGCTGCTGGCGGAGCGCGCCGAGCCGGACCGCCGGCTGCTGTTCGTCTCCACACACCTGGACCACGTGGGCGTCCAGGCGCGCCAGCGGGCCGCCCGGCGGCTGCGCGAGTGGCTGGGTCAGCGCTTTCCGGACACGCCCGTGCTGCTGGCCGGGGATTTCAACGCCGACGCCGGGCCAGGCTCGGAGCCCTGGGAGATCCTGACGGATCCGGCGGCGCCCCGGCCGCTGAACGACTGCTTCCGCACCCTGCACGCGCCGGGCGAACTGCCCGAGGGCACGTTCCACGGCTTCCAGTCAACGGACCAGCCGGCGCGCATCGACTGGATCCTGGCCTCGCCGGAGTTCCGGCCGCGGCGTGCCTGGATCGACCGGGAACGGGTGGAGGGCCGGCAGCCCAGCGACCACCATCCCGTCGTCGTGGTCCTGGATCCCCCACCGCCGCGGGCGGCGCCATGA
- a CDS encoding flagellar basal body L-ring protein FlgH → MRRFSLLGPLLLALLLAGAAARAQVSRDSWLTDQRAFRVGDLVTVLIVESGSGSTNASTNTKREDGLEVGVQGGGGPLAFVPEITGSADSKNEHKVKGGNSRSGSLQTRLMAEVVAIDPDGTLVLQGSRVMEIDGEQQITELSGRVRPEDVNADNTVFSYLVAEAVIRYTGDGLVRKAQRRGVLGFVFGWLL, encoded by the coding sequence ATGAGGCGCTTTTCCCTGCTCGGCCCCCTGCTGCTCGCCCTGCTGCTGGCGGGAGCGGCGGCGCGGGCCCAGGTCAGCCGGGATTCCTGGCTGACGGACCAGCGGGCCTTCCGGGTGGGCGATCTGGTCACCGTGCTGATCGTCGAGTCGGGCTCGGGCTCGACCAACGCCTCCACCAACACCAAGCGCGAGGACGGGCTGGAAGTGGGCGTGCAGGGCGGCGGCGGACCGCTGGCCTTCGTGCCCGAGATCACGGGCAGCGCCGACTCCAAGAACGAGCACAAGGTCAAGGGCGGCAACTCGCGCTCGGGCAGCCTGCAGACCCGCCTGATGGCCGAAGTGGTGGCCATCGACCCCGACGGCACGCTGGTGCTGCAGGGCAGCCGGGTGATGGAAATCGACGGCGAGCAGCAGATCACCGAACTCTCCGGCCGGGTGCGGCCCGAGGATGTCAACGCGGACAACACGGTGTTCAGCTACCTCGTGGCGGAGGCCGTGATCCGCTACACGGGGGACGGCCTGGTGCGCAAGGCCCAGCGCCGGGGCGTGCTGGGCTTCGTCTTCGGCTGGTTGTTGTGA
- a CDS encoding sigma-54 dependent transcriptional regulator, with translation MERILIVDDNEEFVEDTLLGLRRHYECHWAETGEAGLERMGSVEPDLVLLDYDLGEGASGLDILGRLVSEHPDVPVIMVTKESGVRTIVRAMKQGAFDYVVKNTSREDFLDVIRKGLALRQVKQENVWLRRRLQESLGQMIGDSPAIRRVKQEIREAAATDLSVLITGETGTGKTMIARMIHEASGRRQQAFVEVNVSAIERELFNSEVFGHEKGSFTGAVGTKRGLTELAHRGTLFLDEIGDMDPQAQIKLLTAIESGLIRRVGSLKDIQVDFRLVAATHQALEERIRQGLMRQDLFYRINQQRIRIPPLRERAEDLPALLRYFLHKHFPGRTGLELAPGTLDLLADQAWPGNVREFESAVQLAVVRCGEGPLSAAHFNLGGQAVRTPAQEADYSLLTDRPFAEARDVLLDQLRRAYVERFVTGGVSVKDAAEQIGISREVLHRWMKDLGQDG, from the coding sequence ATGGAACGCATCCTGATCGTGGACGACAACGAGGAATTCGTCGAGGACACCCTGCTGGGGCTGCGCCGCCACTACGAGTGTCACTGGGCCGAGACCGGCGAGGCCGGGCTGGAGCGGATGGGCTCCGTCGAGCCCGACCTGGTGCTGCTGGACTACGACCTGGGCGAGGGCGCCAGCGGGCTGGACATCCTGGGCCGGCTGGTGAGCGAGCACCCGGACGTGCCGGTGATCATGGTGACCAAGGAAAGCGGCGTGCGGACCATCGTGCGGGCCATGAAACAGGGCGCCTTCGACTACGTGGTGAAGAACACCTCGCGCGAGGACTTCCTGGACGTGATCCGCAAGGGTCTGGCCCTGCGCCAGGTCAAGCAGGAGAACGTCTGGCTGCGTCGGCGCCTGCAGGAGTCGCTGGGACAGATGATCGGCGACTCGCCGGCCATCCGCCGGGTCAAACAGGAGATCCGCGAGGCGGCGGCCACGGACCTCTCGGTGCTGATCACCGGGGAGACGGGCACGGGCAAGACCATGATCGCGCGGATGATCCACGAGGCCAGCGGGCGGCGCCAGCAGGCCTTCGTGGAGGTCAACGTCTCGGCTATCGAGCGCGAGCTCTTCAACAGCGAGGTCTTCGGGCACGAAAAGGGCTCATTCACCGGAGCCGTGGGCACCAAGCGCGGACTGACGGAGCTGGCCCACCGCGGCACGCTCTTCCTGGACGAGATCGGCGACATGGATCCCCAGGCCCAGATCAAGCTGCTCACCGCCATCGAGAGCGGGCTGATCCGGCGGGTGGGTTCGCTGAAGGACATCCAGGTGGACTTTCGCCTGGTGGCCGCCACGCATCAGGCGCTGGAGGAGCGCATCCGGCAGGGTCTGATGCGCCAGGATCTGTTCTACCGGATCAACCAGCAGCGCATCCGCATCCCGCCGCTGCGCGAGCGCGCGGAGGATCTGCCCGCCCTGCTGCGCTACTTCCTGCACAAGCATTTTCCCGGCCGCACCGGCCTGGAACTGGCGCCGGGGACCCTGGATCTGCTGGCCGACCAGGCCTGGCCGGGCAACGTGCGCGAGTTCGAGAGCGCCGTCCAGCTGGCCGTGGTGCGCTGCGGCGAGGGCCCGCTCAGCGCCGCGCACTTCAACCTGGGCGGGCAGGCCGTGCGCACGCCGGCCCAGGAGGCGGACTACAGCCTGCTGACGGACCGGCCCTTCGCCGAGGCGCGGGACGTGCTGCTGGACCAACTGCGGCGCGCTTACGTCGAGCGCTTCGTGACCGGCGGTGTGAGCGTCAAGGACGCCGCCGAGCAGATCGGGATCAGCCGCGAGGTGCTGCACCGCTGGATGAAGGACCTGGGGCAGGATGGCTGA
- the queG gene encoding tRNA epoxyqueuosine(34) reductase QueG yields the protein MSSPATRAAPAELAGWLKAQALAEGATLAGLADPRAPILQAAQVASWSREGLHGPMAWWPRGDEQRLDPRRLLPGARSLLMIGVAYDGGLELPEPPAVRISRYALGRDYHRVLKGLLRRVMQRVEERLGQVAWRACVDTAPLLERYWAWQAGLGWIGKNCLLIHPRHGSWLFLGGLLLELELPADQPHPERCGRCTACLESCPVQAFRGPGRLDAARCISAQTIENRHAELPDFMRPMPGRWLFGCDDCQTVCPWNRRAGEGSPALAADPALLERLRHGPWPDDDSAWDELTRGKALRRMTPVMYRRNLRGLR from the coding sequence ATGAGTTCCCCGGCCACCAGGGCGGCACCCGCCGAACTCGCCGGCTGGCTGAAGGCCCAGGCCCTGGCCGAGGGAGCCACGCTGGCCGGCCTGGCGGACCCGCGTGCGCCCATCCTGCAGGCGGCCCAGGTGGCCAGCTGGAGCCGGGAGGGTCTCCACGGCCCCATGGCCTGGTGGCCGCGCGGGGACGAGCAGCGGCTGGATCCCCGCCGCCTGCTGCCCGGCGCGCGCAGCCTGCTGATGATCGGCGTGGCCTACGACGGCGGACTCGAACTGCCCGAGCCGCCCGCCGTGCGGATCAGCCGCTACGCGCTGGGCCGCGATTACCACCGCGTGCTCAAGGGCCTGCTGCGCCGCGTGATGCAGCGGGTGGAGGAGCGGCTGGGGCAGGTGGCCTGGCGGGCCTGCGTGGACACGGCCCCGCTGCTGGAGCGCTACTGGGCCTGGCAGGCCGGGCTGGGCTGGATCGGGAAGAACTGCCTGCTGATCCACCCGCGCCACGGCTCGTGGCTCTTCCTGGGCGGACTGCTGTTGGAGCTGGAGCTGCCCGCCGACCAGCCCCACCCGGAGCGCTGCGGGCGCTGCACGGCCTGCCTGGAGTCCTGTCCCGTGCAGGCCTTTCGCGGCCCCGGCCGACTGGACGCCGCGCGCTGCATCAGCGCCCAGACCATCGAGAACCGCCACGCCGAGCTGCCGGACTTCATGCGCCCCATGCCCGGCCGTTGGCTCTTCGGCTGCGACGACTGCCAGACGGTCTGTCCCTGGAACCGCCGCGCCGGGGAGGGCTCGCCCGCGCTGGCGGCGGACCCGGCCCTGCTGGAGCGCCTGCGCCACGGCCCCTGGCCGGACGACGACTCCGCCTGGGACGAGCTCACCCGCGGCAAGGCCCTGCGCCGGATGACCCCCGTGATGTACCGGCGCAACCTGCGCGGCCTGCGATGA
- a CDS encoding YciI family protein, whose protein sequence is MSTWLYRIRPTRPALLSTGPTPAEQALIGRHFAYLQELTQRGIVHLAGRTTTTEEEGMGLVIFSAPGEPEARALMEGDPAVAGGVFAARLFPYRVALLNVDSLAEAQRVG, encoded by the coding sequence ATGAGCACGTGGCTCTATCGCATCCGGCCCACCCGTCCGGCCTTGCTGAGCACAGGCCCAACGCCCGCGGAGCAGGCCCTGATCGGCCGGCATTTCGCCTACCTGCAGGAGCTGACCCAGCGGGGAATCGTCCACCTGGCCGGGCGGACCACCACGACCGAGGAGGAGGGAATGGGCCTCGTGATCTTTTCCGCGCCGGGCGAGCCGGAGGCCCGGGCCCTGATGGAGGGCGATCCCGCCGTGGCCGGCGGCGTGTTCGCCGCCCGACTCTTCCCCTACCGCGTGGCCCTGCTGAATGTCGACAGCCTGGCGGAGGCCCAGCGTGTCGGTTGA